One Prolixibacteraceae bacterium DNA segment encodes these proteins:
- a CDS encoding 2-oxo acid dehydrogenase subunit E2, translated as MSIYQILMPKLGESVVEGTISKIMVSEGDTIVEDDLLLEITTAKVDSEVPSPVAGTVTKIYCEEDQLLSAGTLLMDIRLEGEEDDEQEEVQETEVASTEQERPQDQTKRFLSPLVKKMMNEYGISLRDLEKVQGSGVGGRVQKADILNYLAKQEEVAPPTQKSHSESFKSVIENPSPKVQTPEPEVFTANGDYLEMGNTRKVIAQRMVESLSTSAHVTTVVQADVTSLVQWRKKTNPQVKEKHQVSISFLSVFVEVVTKALKRYPKLNSSIVGDRVLLKKDINIGFAAATEQDDLFVPVVKDCDELNIIGISKRVQKLIDKVRDGKLGIDEMTGGTFTLTNFGSFKGLFGTPIINQPEVAILALGNIEKVPAVIETELGDVIGIRHKMYLSLSHDHRIIDGMLAGKFLQAIVEEIESYNPNVI; from the coding sequence ATGTCAATTTATCAGATATTAATGCCTAAACTAGGCGAAAGTGTGGTAGAAGGTACAATCTCAAAGATTATGGTATCCGAGGGAGACACCATCGTTGAAGACGATCTACTCCTAGAGATAACTACTGCAAAAGTAGATTCGGAAGTTCCATCACCAGTGGCTGGTACTGTTACAAAGATATACTGTGAAGAGGATCAACTCCTTTCTGCAGGAACACTTCTTATGGACATCAGACTTGAAGGAGAAGAGGATGATGAGCAAGAGGAGGTTCAAGAGACAGAAGTGGCTTCCACTGAACAGGAAAGACCACAAGATCAGACAAAACGATTTTTGTCTCCTCTCGTAAAAAAGATGATGAACGAATATGGGATCTCTCTAAGAGATCTCGAAAAAGTTCAAGGGAGTGGAGTAGGAGGTCGCGTGCAAAAAGCGGATATTCTTAATTATCTTGCCAAACAAGAAGAGGTTGCTCCTCCAACACAAAAGAGTCATTCCGAATCTTTTAAATCAGTGATCGAAAACCCATCACCAAAGGTTCAAACACCTGAACCTGAAGTTTTCACTGCAAATGGAGACTATCTTGAAATGGGAAATACACGAAAAGTGATAGCACAAAGAATGGTAGAGTCATTGAGTACTTCAGCACACGTTACAACCGTAGTACAGGCAGATGTGACCTCATTGGTTCAATGGAGGAAAAAGACAAATCCACAGGTAAAAGAGAAACATCAGGTTTCAATTTCGTTCTTATCAGTATTTGTTGAAGTTGTAACCAAAGCATTGAAGAGATACCCTAAATTAAATAGTTCAATTGTAGGAGATAGGGTCCTTTTGAAAAAGGATATTAATATTGGTTTCGCTGCAGCCACTGAACAAGATGATCTTTTTGTTCCTGTAGTTAAAGATTGTGATGAATTGAATATCATTGGGATCTCAAAACGTGTACAAAAGCTAATAGACAAAGTAAGAGATGGTAAGTTAGGTATCGACGAAATGACTGGCGGTACTTTTACACTAACAAATTTTGGTTCTTTTAAAGGTCTGTTTGGAACCCCAATTATCAATCAACCAGAAGTTGCAATTTTGGCTTTAGGAAATATTGAAAAGGTTCCTGCAGTAATCGAAACAGAACTTGGGGATGTAATCGGAATACGCCATAAAATGTATCTATCCCTGTCTCATGACCATCGTATCATTGATGGAATGCTGGCTGGAAAATTCTTACAAGCAATTGTAGAAGAAATTGAATCCTATAACCCTAATGTGATCTAA
- a CDS encoding 2-oxoisovalerate dehydrogenase, which yields MKNINKLHDLETPAVYSILKTPKEQLEAWYRLMTIGRMVDEKAPNYLKQALGWSYHAPYAGHDGIQLALGQIFHKEQDYLFPYYRDMLTCLSAGMTSEELILNGLSKASDPSSGGRHMSNHFAKPEINIENVSSCTGNHTLHAVGVARSLKYYKDEGVAFCSQGESSVSEGYVYEAINGASKEKLPVIFVFQDNGYGISVPKRDQTARRKVADNFRGFKNLRIIHCNGKDVFDSMNAMTEAYRWVKENQMPCIVHANCVRIHSHSNSDRHDLYRDDSELTYSKAYDPLAKFERLLLRYKIFTKEELSEIMKESREVVIKAHRKVIKAENPTPESIMDFVIPEPYFSNKYPEGLHQDQGPKKKLIEALNETLKAEFRYNPETFLYGQDMANKDKGGVFNVSKGMQKEFGKERIFNGPIAEDYIVGTANGMTRFKKQNIRVVIEGAEFADYFWPAMEQFVDSSHDYWRSNGKFSPNMTIRLASGGYIGGGIYHSQNIEGCLTTFPGVRIVYPSYADDVAGLLRTSIRSKGMTMFLEPKALYNSEVTATPIPDDFEVPFGKLKVRKRGDDLTVITYGNTTPMCVEVATELEKEGYSVEVIDLRSLIPLDMDGIKTSIAKTNKAIMIHEDKVFSGFGAEIVSQIMEQCFEQLDGPVKRIGATFTPVGFNQALEKATLPNKLSIRNAIVEILKY from the coding sequence ATGAAAAATATTAATAAACTTCACGATCTTGAGACCCCTGCTGTATACAGTATTCTAAAAACTCCCAAAGAACAGTTAGAGGCATGGTATCGTCTAATGACCATTGGACGTATGGTGGATGAAAAAGCACCAAACTATCTAAAACAAGCATTGGGTTGGTCATATCATGCACCTTATGCTGGTCATGACGGAATCCAATTGGCACTAGGACAGATATTTCACAAAGAACAGGATTATCTATTTCCATATTATCGAGATATGTTGACCTGTTTGTCTGCAGGGATGACCTCCGAAGAGCTGATACTTAATGGGCTATCCAAGGCTTCTGACCCTTCTAGTGGTGGTAGACATATGTCTAATCACTTTGCAAAACCGGAGATCAATATCGAGAACGTTTCATCATGTACAGGGAATCACACCCTTCATGCTGTTGGGGTTGCTAGATCCTTGAAGTATTATAAAGATGAAGGTGTTGCATTCTGTTCACAAGGAGAAAGTTCTGTTTCTGAAGGGTATGTGTATGAGGCGATAAATGGTGCATCTAAAGAGAAACTACCAGTAATCTTTGTTTTCCAAGATAATGGATATGGTATTTCAGTTCCCAAAAGAGATCAGACAGCTAGAAGAAAAGTAGCTGATAACTTTAGAGGATTCAAGAATCTTCGTATTATCCATTGTAACGGGAAAGATGTTTTTGACTCAATGAATGCGATGACTGAGGCTTATCGTTGGGTTAAAGAGAACCAGATGCCTTGTATTGTACATGCAAATTGTGTTCGTATTCACTCTCATTCAAATAGCGATAGACACGATCTTTATCGAGATGATAGCGAACTTACTTATTCAAAAGCTTACGACCCATTAGCGAAGTTTGAACGACTTCTTTTACGTTATAAAATCTTTACCAAAGAAGAACTAAGCGAGATAATGAAGGAGTCGCGAGAGGTCGTCATCAAAGCACACCGTAAAGTGATTAAAGCAGAAAATCCTACGCCTGAGAGTATCATGGATTTTGTGATTCCAGAGCCTTATTTCTCAAATAAATATCCTGAAGGACTACATCAGGATCAAGGACCTAAAAAGAAATTAATAGAAGCCCTAAATGAGACATTAAAAGCAGAGTTTAGATATAATCCCGAAACGTTCCTTTATGGACAAGATATGGCCAATAAAGATAAAGGAGGGGTGTTTAATGTGTCCAAAGGAATGCAAAAAGAGTTTGGTAAAGAACGAATTTTTAATGGTCCAATAGCTGAAGACTATATTGTTGGGACTGCCAATGGTATGACTCGCTTTAAGAAACAAAATATACGAGTTGTGATTGAAGGAGCAGAGTTTGCAGATTACTTTTGGCCAGCAATGGAACAATTTGTAGACTCTTCGCATGACTACTGGAGATCTAATGGGAAATTTTCTCCTAATATGACTATTCGTTTGGCTTCTGGTGGGTATATTGGTGGTGGAATATATCACAGTCAAAATATTGAAGGATGTTTAACTACATTCCCAGGGGTACGTATAGTATACCCATCCTATGCTGATGATGTTGCAGGACTTTTAAGAACTTCCATTAGATCTAAAGGAATGACGATGTTTCTAGAGCCTAAAGCACTTTATAATTCTGAAGTTACTGCAACTCCAATTCCAGATGATTTCGAAGTTCCTTTTGGTAAATTAAAAGTTAGAAAAAGAGGAGATGACCTGACAGTCATAACTTATGGGAACACAACTCCAATGTGTGTAGAGGTTGCAACAGAACTTGAAAAAGAGGGCTATAGTGTCGAAGTAATTGATCTTAGAAGCTTAATTCCATTGGATATGGATGGCATTAAAACCTCTATCGCTAAAACGAATAAGGCAATCATGATTCACGAAGATAAGGTCTTCTCCGGTTTTGGTGCTGAAATTGTTTCACAGATTATGGAACAGTGCTTCGAACAATTAGATGGACCCGTGAAAAGGATAGGAGCAACATTTACCCCTGTAGGTTTTAACCAAGCACTTGAGAAAGCAACCCTACCAAATAAATTGTCTATAAGAAATGCTATTGTTGAGATCCTAAAGTATTAA
- a CDS encoding flavodoxin domain-containing protein yields MKNKIALLTSSQGKNTQKVGMILSEMLADDFKIDQIDIDQSDGIGIKDYPFLIMGASTWFDGELPYYWDEFLPSIEDCDFSDTKVAIFGLGDSKRYPDNFCDAIGLLAKWFEKHGATIIGSVHIDDYHFETAFYTDDHRFKGLPVEYLVDNTEWEERIANWKQQIVEEFNEL; encoded by the coding sequence ATGAAAAATAAAATTGCATTATTGACAAGTAGTCAAGGTAAAAACACTCAGAAAGTTGGAATGATACTATCTGAAATGTTAGCAGATGATTTTAAAATTGATCAGATTGATATTGATCAATCTGATGGAATTGGAATAAAAGATTATCCTTTCTTAATTATGGGAGCATCCACTTGGTTTGATGGTGAATTACCATACTATTGGGATGAATTTCTTCCTTCTATTGAAGATTGTGACTTCTCTGACACCAAAGTGGCAATCTTTGGACTAGGCGATTCAAAACGATATCCAGATAATTTCTGTGACGCTATTGGATTGCTAGCAAAATGGTTTGAGAAACATGGTGCCACAATTATTGGTTCTGTTCATATCGACGATTATCATTTTGAAACAGCATTCTATACCGATGATCATCGTTTTAAAGGACTCCCTGTAGAGTATCTTGTAGATAATACGGAATGGGAGGAACGAATAGCAAATTGGAAGCAGCAAATTGTAGAGGAATTTAATGAATTATAG
- a CDS encoding methylglyoxal synthase, with product MIRKKKNVAIVAHDNRKADIAEWVDWNWKALAQHSLVCTGTTGKLVEETITKKCQDNDFFAPTVTRLKSGPLGGDQQLGAMICEGKIDMVIFFWDPMEPQPHDVDVKALLRISVLYNVPTASNRATADFMISSPLFDQDYKPEVKDYQSYISRNIEL from the coding sequence ATGATCAGAAAAAAGAAGAATGTTGCAATTGTAGCGCATGATAATAGAAAGGCGGACATTGCAGAGTGGGTAGACTGGAATTGGAAGGCTCTTGCTCAGCACTCTTTGGTTTGCACAGGTACAACAGGTAAGTTGGTAGAAGAAACTATTACAAAAAAGTGTCAAGATAATGATTTCTTTGCTCCAACTGTAACTAGATTAAAATCTGGACCTCTTGGTGGTGACCAACAGTTAGGTGCGATGATATGTGAGGGAAAAATAGATATGGTGATATTTTTTTGGGATCCAATGGAACCACAACCACATGATGTGGATGTAAAAGCATTATTAAGAATTTCAGTTCTTTATAATGTTCCTACTGCATCTAATAGAGCGACTGCAGACTTTATGATCTCTTCTCCATTATTTGATCAAGATTACAAACCCGAAGTGAAAGATTATCAATCTTATATATCACGAAACATTGAGTTATAA
- a CDS encoding tetratricopeptide repeat protein: protein MKKLLFFTALSAFALNASAQKSKVYSAQNYANEGKLDKAYEAIQAALDPNYKKADKMLTWPKTYIAKGQVMRSIALNKNAKYNGLKKELINPLDSALNAYIKAADVDAKGRFTKEINAAMMFLITDFTKAASDAYNAKDYKGASDAFVNVLKIEEHPVYVGTEPARIDTMIMYNVAIASSAAKMYDRAIEYYAKTQELGYNGEKCALGIINAYKAQKDTAKALEAMQDAFHKFPTDQGILVELINYYIQSKNVEGALTYLDKAIESDPTNASYYFAKGSVYDNLGDPANAIIAYSKAIEVKSDFSDAYYNLGAVYYNKGVKFLEVANELPTNEYKKYEEQKNLANKEFAKAIPFFEKAAELNPAEKASFENLKNLYYRLDMNDKYKAIMKKLDEMN, encoded by the coding sequence ATGAAGAAGTTACTGTTTTTTACTGCGCTTTCGGCCTTTGCGTTGAATGCATCAGCTCAAAAAAGTAAAGTGTATAGTGCTCAAAACTACGCTAACGAAGGAAAATTAGACAAAGCGTACGAGGCAATTCAAGCTGCACTAGATCCAAATTACAAGAAGGCAGATAAAATGCTTACTTGGCCTAAAACTTATATTGCAAAAGGGCAAGTTATGCGTTCTATTGCTTTGAATAAAAATGCAAAGTATAATGGTCTTAAGAAAGAGCTAATTAATCCACTAGATTCAGCACTTAATGCATATATTAAAGCTGCTGATGTGGATGCAAAAGGTCGTTTCACAAAAGAGATCAATGCTGCAATGATGTTCTTAATCACTGACTTTACAAAAGCTGCCTCTGATGCTTATAATGCTAAAGATTATAAAGGTGCCTCTGACGCTTTTGTGAACGTGCTTAAAATTGAAGAACACCCAGTTTACGTTGGAACAGAGCCAGCTAGAATTGATACAATGATCATGTATAATGTTGCAATAGCATCTTCTGCTGCAAAAATGTATGATCGTGCAATTGAGTACTATGCTAAAACTCAGGAGTTAGGTTATAATGGTGAGAAGTGTGCTCTTGGTATCATCAACGCTTACAAAGCTCAGAAAGACACTGCTAAAGCTCTAGAGGCTATGCAAGATGCTTTTCACAAATTTCCTACAGACCAAGGTATTCTAGTTGAGCTTATTAACTACTATATCCAGTCTAAGAATGTAGAGGGTGCTCTAACTTATTTGGACAAAGCAATTGAGTCTGATCCAACAAATGCATCTTACTATTTTGCTAAAGGATCTGTTTATGACAATCTTGGAGATCCTGCGAATGCTATTATTGCATATAGTAAGGCTATTGAGGTTAAATCAGATTTCTCTGATGCTTACTATAACTTAGGGGCTGTTTATTACAATAAAGGGGTTAAATTCCTAGAAGTTGCAAATGAACTTCCTACAAATGAGTATAAGAAGTATGAAGAGCAAAAGAACTTAGCTAATAAAGAGTTTGCAAAAGCAATTCCTTTCTTCGAGAAAGCAGCGGAGCTTAATCCTGCTGAAAAAGCGTCTTTTGAAAACTTGAAAAACTTGTACTATCGTCTTGATATGAACGACAAGTATAAAGCTATCATGAAGAAGCTAGATGAGATGAATTAA
- the gyrA gene encoding DNA gyrase subunit A — protein sequence MSVGEKIIQINIEEQMKSAYIDYSMSVIVSRALPDVRDGLKPVHRRVLFGMNELGVFSNRAYKKSARIVGEVLGKYHPHGDSSVYFAMVRMAQQWSLRYPLIDGQGNYGSVDGDSPAAMRYTEARLAKIAETTLSDLDKNTVEFQPNFDESLNEPTVLPTRIPTLLVNGASGIAVGMATNMPPHNLTDVVTAIKAYIHDNEISIEELIDIVKAPDFPTGGIIYGAEGAKEAYRTGRGKVVMRGTSHIELASNGREKIIVTEIPYLVNKAELIMKIAELVNEKKIDGISNVNDESDRNGMRIVIDVKRDAISNVVLNKLYKFTSLQSSFSINNIALVKGRPRLLNLYELIYNFVDHRHEVVTRRTQFDLDQAEKKAHILRGLIIAIDHLDEVIKLIRASKTPVEAKDGLINNFDLDEVQAKAILEMRLQKLTGLERDKLHASYDEICTIIASLKEILASKELRMQIIVDELDDVVKTFGDGRRSEIVMSSSEFNPEDFYADDEMVITISKMGYIKRTPLVDFRTQSRGGVGAKGSSTRDQDHIEHMFSCTMHNTILLFTQGGRCHWLKVYEIPEGTKTSKGRAIQNVINLDSSDPIKAFINVKTLKDEDYVNSHFIVMCTKHGVIKKTALEAYSRPRQNGVNAITIRENDELLEARLTNGNNDIMMAVESGKAIRFPETKLRAMGRTASGVRGITLSDDSDKVIGMICVEPDSNENILVVSEAGYGKVSKLDDYRITNRGGKGVKTLNITDKTGKLVAIKSTTDSDDLMILTSAGVAIRLPISDIRITGRNAQGVKLINLRNEDGIASVDVVSSSVDEKDSASNQSEEVKSDSLEEEVATIADNEVSSEEENVDQELSDSSIDEEVEDQEETKEDDESSDGQQSLDFGF from the coding sequence ATGTCGGTAGGTGAAAAAATAATTCAGATCAACATTGAAGAGCAAATGAAGTCTGCTTATATCGATTATTCGATGTCGGTGATTGTTTCTCGTGCGCTTCCAGATGTTCGTGATGGTTTGAAGCCCGTGCATAGACGCGTTCTTTTTGGAATGAACGAACTCGGGGTTTTCTCTAATAGGGCCTATAAAAAATCTGCAAGGATTGTAGGAGAAGTATTGGGTAAGTATCACCCCCATGGAGATTCTTCTGTGTATTTTGCAATGGTTCGTATGGCTCAACAATGGTCTTTACGTTATCCTCTTATTGATGGACAAGGAAACTATGGTTCCGTGGATGGCGATAGCCCTGCAGCAATGAGGTATACTGAGGCTCGCTTGGCTAAAATTGCAGAGACTACATTGTCTGACTTAGATAAAAACACAGTTGAGTTTCAACCAAACTTTGATGAATCTCTCAATGAGCCTACTGTCCTTCCAACACGCATTCCGACACTTCTTGTAAATGGAGCCTCAGGTATTGCTGTCGGAATGGCAACGAATATGCCTCCACATAACTTGACGGATGTAGTCACTGCTATTAAAGCCTATATTCATGATAACGAAATCTCTATCGAAGAGTTGATCGATATCGTTAAGGCACCTGATTTTCCAACTGGTGGTATTATTTATGGTGCAGAAGGTGCTAAGGAAGCATATCGTACAGGTCGTGGAAAAGTAGTAATGAGAGGAACTTCTCATATTGAACTGGCATCTAACGGCAGAGAAAAAATTATTGTTACTGAAATTCCTTATCTCGTGAACAAAGCTGAGCTTATTATGAAAATAGCTGAGTTGGTTAATGAGAAAAAGATAGATGGTATCTCAAATGTCAATGATGAATCCGATCGTAATGGTATGCGTATCGTTATTGATGTGAAGAGAGATGCGATAAGTAATGTTGTGTTGAATAAACTATACAAGTTTACTTCATTACAATCGTCTTTTAGTATTAACAATATTGCTTTGGTTAAGGGACGTCCTCGTCTACTTAATTTGTATGAATTGATTTATAATTTCGTTGATCACCGTCATGAAGTGGTTACTCGTAGAACTCAATTCGATCTTGATCAGGCAGAAAAGAAAGCACACATTCTTCGCGGATTGATTATTGCTATTGATCATTTAGATGAAGTTATTAAACTGATACGTGCCTCTAAAACTCCAGTGGAAGCCAAAGATGGATTGATCAATAATTTTGATCTTGATGAGGTTCAAGCAAAGGCAATTTTAGAGATGAGATTGCAGAAACTTACTGGACTAGAAAGAGATAAGCTCCATGCATCATATGACGAGATTTGTACGATAATCGCTTCCTTGAAAGAAATTCTTGCTTCCAAAGAGTTGAGAATGCAGATTATCGTAGACGAGTTAGACGACGTGGTGAAGACTTTTGGCGATGGTCGTAGATCTGAAATCGTGATGAGTTCAAGTGAGTTTAATCCAGAAGACTTCTATGCAGATGATGAGATGGTTATTACGATCTCTAAAATGGGCTACATAAAACGAACTCCTCTAGTTGATTTTAGAACTCAGTCTCGAGGTGGGGTTGGAGCTAAAGGTTCGTCAACTCGTGATCAGGATCATATCGAACATATGTTCTCTTGTACAATGCATAATACGATTCTGCTTTTCACTCAAGGAGGTCGTTGTCATTGGTTGAAGGTTTATGAAATTCCAGAAGGGACAAAAACTTCTAAGGGTCGTGCAATTCAGAATGTAATTAATCTAGATAGTTCTGACCCTATTAAAGCTTTTATTAATGTGAAGACATTGAAGGATGAGGACTATGTGAATAGTCATTTTATCGTGATGTGTACAAAACATGGTGTCATTAAGAAGACTGCTTTAGAAGCTTATTCTAGACCTCGTCAGAATGGTGTAAATGCAATTACAATTCGTGAAAATGATGAGTTGTTAGAAGCAAGGCTTACTAATGGTAATAATGATATCATGATGGCTGTAGAGTCAGGTAAGGCAATTCGATTCCCTGAAACGAAATTACGTGCAATGGGACGTACTGCTTCTGGGGTTCGTGGTATCACTTTATCAGATGATTCAGACAAAGTAATTGGTATGATTTGTGTTGAGCCTGATAGCAATGAAAATATTTTAGTAGTTTCTGAAGCAGGATATGGTAAGGTTTCTAAATTAGACGATTATCGTATTACAAACCGCGGAGGTAAGGGTGTTAAGACTTTAAATATAACTGATAAGACAGGAAAACTCGTTGCGATTAAGTCTACTACAGATAGTGATGATTTAATGATCTTAACTTCTGCAGGAGTTGCAATTCGTCTACCGATTTCTGATATTCGTATTACAGGCCGTAATGCACAAGGAGTCAAATTGATTAATCTACGTAATGAAGATGGCATTGCATCTGTCGATGTTGTTTCTTCTTCTGTAGACGAAAAAGACTCAGCTAGCAATCAATCTGAAGAAGTTAAATCGGATTCTTTAGAAGAAGAAGTAGCAACTATAGCGGATAACGAGGTCTCTTCTGAGGAAGAAAATGTTGATCAAGAATTGTCTGATTCTTCTATTGATGAAGAGGTTGAAGATCAAGAAGAGACAAAAGAAGATGATGAATCATCTGATGGACAACAATCCTTGGATTTTGGGTTTTAA
- a CDS encoding ATP-dependent Clp protease ATP-binding subunit: MNSDFSQGIQHVLSYSREEAIRLGNDYIGTEHLFLGLLKEGTLSSILLEMGVNIQEVRESIESSIRKEKSLEENTRIHLLKETNKVLKITHLESKILSSNEVHTGHLLLAILKDNDFLVTQLLKHYSVTYHNFKSRYEITKFDRSQQDNLDHSYDIQSSFSDDDDDDDLFGGNPEKQQSSFSSGKSSSAVKSETPVLDNFGVDITKAAEERSLDPIVGRKDEIERIAQVLSRRKKNNPILIGEPGVGKSAIVEGLAIRIVERKVSRILFDKRVISLDLASIVAGTKYRGQFEERMKAIISELAKVDNVILFIDEIHTLVGAGGATGSLDAANILKPALARGAIQCIGATTLDEYRNNIEKDGALERRFQKVLVEPTSAEETIEILNNIKERYEDHHNVHYTQEAIESCVSLTNRYISDRHLPDKAIDALDETGSKVHINNIVVPDSIVEMENKIEQIHKEKVAAVHNQDFELAARYRDTEKQLQEDLEKMKINWEKELEQHRETVTDENVAEVVSMMSGIPVQRIAQAEGKRLINMSKDLKTSIIGQDDAIIKITKAIQRNRAGLKDPNKPIGSFIFLGPTGVGKTRLAKVLANHLFDSTDALVRIDMSEYMEKFAVSRLVGAPPGYVGYEEGGQLTEKVRRKPYSVILLDEIEKAHPDVFNLLLQVLDEGRLTDSLGRKVDFRNTIIIMTSNIGSRQLKDFGQGVGFNVRNSKEEENEHTKHIIQKALKRAFAPEFLNRVDDVVLFNSLGQEDIYKIIDIEMQGLLDRVKALGYSLNISEKAKRYIAEKGYDPQFGARPLKRAIQKYIEDELAEVIIKTEIQEGEGIHLTFNEEEKTLVFTIDK, translated from the coding sequence ATGAATTCAGACTTTTCCCAAGGAATCCAACATGTTCTATCTTATAGTAGAGAGGAAGCGATTCGTTTAGGTAACGACTATATTGGAACAGAGCACCTTTTTCTAGGGTTACTAAAAGAGGGCACATTATCTTCAATTCTTCTAGAAATGGGAGTAAATATTCAAGAAGTAAGAGAGAGTATTGAATCGAGTATCCGCAAGGAGAAAAGTTTAGAAGAAAATACTCGTATTCATCTATTGAAAGAGACCAATAAAGTTTTAAAAATAACACATCTAGAATCTAAGATATTATCTTCGAATGAGGTTCACACCGGACATCTTTTGCTCGCTATTTTAAAAGACAATGACTTTCTTGTTACACAACTACTTAAGCACTATAGTGTCACCTACCATAATTTCAAGTCTAGGTATGAGATAACTAAATTTGATCGTTCACAGCAGGATAATTTAGATCACAGTTATGACATCCAATCCTCTTTTTCTGATGATGACGATGATGACGATCTATTTGGCGGAAATCCTGAAAAACAACAATCATCGTTTTCTTCAGGGAAGAGTTCTTCTGCAGTCAAGTCTGAAACGCCTGTATTAGACAATTTTGGAGTTGACATTACCAAAGCCGCCGAAGAGAGAAGCCTCGATCCTATTGTTGGACGAAAAGATGAAATCGAACGAATTGCACAAGTTTTAAGTAGAAGGAAAAAAAACAATCCTATTCTTATTGGAGAGCCAGGAGTCGGCAAGTCAGCCATAGTTGAAGGGTTAGCAATAAGAATTGTTGAAAGAAAAGTGTCAAGAATTCTTTTTGATAAGAGGGTTATCAGTTTAGATTTAGCTTCGATTGTTGCGGGAACCAAATACCGTGGACAATTCGAAGAACGAATGAAAGCGATCATTTCAGAACTTGCCAAGGTTGATAATGTAATTCTCTTTATAGACGAAATACACACTCTTGTTGGTGCTGGTGGTGCAACAGGATCATTGGATGCTGCCAACATTTTAAAACCCGCTTTAGCTCGTGGAGCAATTCAATGTATTGGTGCCACGACTTTAGATGAATATCGTAATAATATTGAAAAAGACGGGGCATTAGAACGTCGTTTTCAAAAAGTTCTTGTGGAACCTACTTCAGCAGAAGAAACCATAGAGATCTTAAACAATATAAAAGAGAGATACGAAGACCATCACAATGTTCATTACACACAAGAAGCTATAGAATCATGTGTCTCTTTGACCAATCGTTACATTTCAGATCGTCATCTCCCCGACAAGGCTATTGACGCATTGGATGAAACAGGCTCAAAAGTACACATTAATAATATCGTGGTTCCAGACTCTATTGTGGAGATGGAAAACAAAATAGAGCAAATACACAAAGAGAAAGTCGCAGCAGTTCACAACCAAGACTTTGAGTTAGCAGCACGTTATCGTGATACAGAGAAACAGCTACAAGAGGATCTTGAAAAGATGAAAATCAATTGGGAGAAAGAGCTTGAACAACATAGAGAGACTGTTACTGATGAGAATGTAGCGGAAGTGGTCTCAATGATGTCTGGCATTCCAGTACAGCGTATTGCACAAGCCGAAGGAAAGAGACTAATTAATATGTCGAAAGACTTAAAAACCTCTATTATTGGGCAAGACGATGCTATTATAAAGATTACTAAAGCAATTCAGCGTAATCGTGCAGGACTTAAAGATCCGAACAAACCAATAGGTTCTTTCATCTTCTTAGGTCCAACGGGTGTAGGTAAAACTAGATTAGCAAAAGTACTCGCCAATCATCTCTTTGACTCAACAGATGCTCTAGTTCGAATAGACATGAGTGAATATATGGAGAAATTCGCTGTATCTCGTCTTGTTGGAGCTCCTCCAGGATATGTTGGATACGAAGAAGGCGGACAGCTAACTGAAAAGGTTAGACGCAAACCATACTCTGTTATTTTATTAGATGAAATAGAGAAAGCCCATCCAGATGTTTTTAACCTACTACTTCAGGTATTAGATGAAGGACGTCTCACAGATAGTTTAGGTCGTAAAGTCGATTTCCGAAATACGATTATCATTATGACCTCTAATATTGGATCTAGACAATTAAAAGATTTTGGTCAAGGAGTTGGATTCAATGTTCGCAATAGCAAAGAAGAAGAGAATGAGCACACAAAACATATCATACAGAAGGCTTTAAAACGTGCTTTTGCTCCAGAATTTTTGAATCGTGTAGATGACGTTGTGCTTTTCAACTCATTAGGACAAGAAGATATATATAAAATTATAGATATTGAAATGCAAGGTCTATTAGACAGGGTCAAGGCTTTGGGATACTCATTAAACATATCAGAGAAAGCCAAACGATATATTGCAGAGAAAGGTTACGATCCTCAATTTGGTGCAAGACCTTTAAAACGAGCTATTCAGAAATATATAGAAGATGAGCTAGCTGAAGTGATCATTAAGACCGAGATACAAGAAGGAGAAGGTATTCATCTCACATTTAATGAGGAAGAGAAAACACTTGTATTCACCATTGACAAATAG